aattacaatatctattataaaactcctccacattatggtcaatacgtgccactagtgcacgtgttgaactacagtaacatccatggagatgccatggtaagattttttactattatgacattcgtgcatcttttgcataaattcttttaaaacttaactacattgctaactacaaagttattactatgtttttcaaccgaaaatcccgaatgattgtgtacctcatctgatgtatcagaatgatcgccttgatgttttgaacatatggccaggtcatcctacgaatctcacctgtccatatcggatttctaaaagaagtggagacatgaaaatcagagaatggaaaaaatgtatggtcagtCGTAAGGaagtacttggaagcaacattgtgcgaagcgcaagaattgaagacaagatgatctccattctccataatggagagtcagggcctatattattttatgttattttaccttaaagagggtatttaggtcctacctaatactgatgatcatgtgctaagaacaatctttgggttggttcgatgactatgaggatgatgatcgtatcacttgttattaataacgagtagaaattgtatgatgatgattagtaggacttgttattatgatgatgcatgatgcgagcatggaGAGTTTttttatatatcagtgggtgaagtgaacatggattggattaaagtgaaggcaacatgtggtgcatgtcaaaagtagtactaatccaaacttgatcaagttaggatattagtattactttcgacatgcaccacacaTGTTGcattcacttcaatctaagccatgtttaggcatagcagtagcgttggtaaaccaagcacggagataagagagaacacttctctctattagctagctaacaccctaaattaaccccccaaaaccccctaaaccaCCCTCTTTAAAAAACTCAGCTCCTGcaagctgctgacgcgtggatgcattttggtcccggttggtgctaccaaccgagaccaaagaCCCTCCTGtctgggctcgccgcagcggccacgtggaggcccatctgtcccggttggtttaagaaccgggactaaacgtgtagggctttagtaccgaccctttagtcccagttccccaaccgggacaaatgggccctacgaaccgggacaaatggccttttttctactagtgaaactaATTCCCGTGAACCAAACATGTTGTGATAATACAGTTCATCATACTTTGGTGGATTTCTTGCAACACATTCATTCTTAACGatgtttttcaaaatttgtgaatatattttttatttttcagaaCATTTTAAATATTCTTTATactttttttgttttccttgctcttttttctCTTCGCTTCCCCGAATGGGCCTAGGCCCAATAGGGTGACCGGCCACACAACCAAAGGGAGCATCTTGGGGTGTGCATGTTTGGTCGTGCTTCGACGCCTTGCACACTGAATAGGAACTCCCGAGAGTGTGGGTTATTTCGCATCCGGGAAAAGGGCAAACTTGCTTTCTGCTTCGTGCGTTAGTGAGGGGGTGGCGCTAGCTTGCTGGTTTTGTGTCGAACAATCGGGTCGTCGCTTTCTCCATCTTCCCCTTCAGGCTCCTCGAGCGGTGGATGCACGATGGAAGAGTGGCGTAGTGCTAGCACTGGGGAGAGCTAAACGGAAATACCAAGCGCTAGAGACCGAATCTAACATGAGCTCCTATTGGAGAGTCGGTGTAGCTAGGCCCTGTGACAGATGATCTAACCTAAAGATTAGGAGGCGACTAGGCCGGGAGATTGGAGTCCTTTTGAGGACGAAATCCCGTGTAAGGAAAGTGATTATGAGAGGCAAAGACACAAGTGAATtgaacttgggggggggggcatgtgCTAGCAAAGTGGCAAAGTTGGAGAAAAGGAGGCCCATTTTGGTGGTCAACTCGATTTATGTAGAATGAATACTGGCTATATATTCAAACACAAACAACTAGCGGCGAAAACACCAACTTGATTTTTTTTTCGGTGTAAAAAATGCTCACCTCTAATCATaacagcaaaaaaataaaaaaaaaactcaCGACCATGGAATGGGATGGCAAAGCGCGGGTGACCCTCTAGTACTTAGGAACCATGCTTAATTAGACGGCACACGCTGCGTGTCAATTTTACTAACCCTGTTGTTATGCTTTAGTTATGCCCTTTTTTAAAAATGTATGCTACTTTTTGTTTGtcttatctttttttatctatgaaAGATAGAATAGGATAAGTGTTTGACTACAACGGGAAAGGAAATGGGAGTTTAGAAGTGGGATTTATTGAAGGATTAGGCTTGGGACGTTGATTTTTAGACCTAAACTAATGTTGGATGTGtcgtgcaaaaaaaaaaaaaatttgcgAGGGCTATGTGTCGTGCAAATTAATGAGTGAATTAGAGAGGAAGTATTATCCCACTTGAATTAACAGGACGAGGCAGGGAAGAGATACATGGAAATTGGTCTCTTAATTCTCTTTCCCTTCTCATCCCCTTGCCCTCCAACCAAACAATGGATTATATGCCACGTCCCTCTGAAATTCCCATTCCTATATAACTAATTCCCCGGAACCAAACAGGATGTGAGATAATACAGTTCATCATACTTTTGGTGGATTTCTTGCGACGGATTCAAAGGCCATATCCAACTGGTCAAAGAGAGCTCAAGGACATGAAGTCAATCCACAGGTTGTTCATGGCCTGCCCTGCCCATAACTGATGCAGGGGAGACAGGGAAAATGAACTAAGCATCCATTGAAACTGCCATATCTCTTTGCCCTAAAAATTAATTATTTAACTGGAACAGCAGACGATTCCTCATCCTGACACTGAAAAGACAAGCAGATGTTcatcgcaaaagaaaaaaagagggaaATGGTAAGCAGCTCTTGATGCTGATAGTCTGAATGGAACAGCCTGTGTTTGAACAGTGCAAAGAGCTCCCTTTTATATTAACAACTGATCTCTCAAAAGTCGACTAAAAAATATTTTTATGGTGATGACAGTGAATCCATTGAGGTACAGTAATAAATATCCATAGACAATGCCTAATTGAGGTGCTGCTTGCTACAGATATTATAGGTTTCTGAAATTGTGTAGCATAGCATGCAAACTCTACTTGCTGTAGACTGCCGCATCCAGATAAGGGGATGGATCACTAGATCCAACATCTCAAACTCATCTGCTGCTCCTACCTATCTTGCAGCATTATTCCCGCGCCTGTTCAGGtaagaaataaaaaaaattgttaggatAAACATAAATGGCTGTCGTCGGTAATCATGGATAATTCCGTGCAATTTTTTGCTTAATTTTTAGTGACAACAGTGGACAAGCCAATGGAAACTCAGTTTAACAGACCTACAatattttaaaataataataaCTTGCTTATGTGCAGTACCTATTGTCAATATGGGTTGCTTCATCTCTTTCTCTTCCCCTACTGGAAGGAGCACGTGTTGCTGAACACCAATTGATTGAGCAGTTCCTGTCTTTGCTCTCCCACTGATTGCATCAGGTAACTGCCACTGTCCTGAAAAAATGATGCACGGGAAGTTGGGGTAAAACGGACGCCATGCATTACTAATTTGGGGCTTTGCTTGCACATATGGTCTAGCAAGTGAGAGGAATTGAAGGGCATGCATGCCAACCTGAGACTGGGACTGAGAGAAAGAGATGCCCCCCTGGCCTTGCAGCGAGTAGGATGCGGTGTCCATCATGGCTTGAGATGCAGCTGGGGCAGGCACTGCAAGGGCTTCCTGCTGGAACATGCCTCCAATCTTCTGAAGAAGCAACATTTTGCAAAAAGACATTTTTAAATATCTTGAGATCAATGTACAGATGTATTTAGTCAGTGCAAATTATCTTTGTTGCCCCATACTTGTGCCTGGTCATGGAGGCCATCACTGTCCAGCCCAAATCCATACAACACTGGGCTCATGGAAGCAATCCTCATGGACAGGAACTGCACAACAAGTACAACAGTGAACTTCTCATTACATTAATGTGATTTGGTCAGCGACACTCAAAAAGGAAAATGTCAAATTAAGCATCAGGTGTTCCTTGACATCTTTCTCTCTTTTGTTTTTCCCATTTGGCTTAATTACCTCAACTTGGTTCTGCAGGGACTGCACATAATTGATGATCTCATCCAAAACGAGTGCCTTTCCGGTGACCTGCACAAAAGCAACATTTGTTTCCTCTCAAAGTTAGAGCcctgcacgcatgcatgcacgcacCAAGCAAGACATGTAAATGACAACAGAAACAGGCTAATTTTGACCTTGTCACAGCCAGGGACCAGTGTTTGCAGCAACCTCATCCTCTCACTGATCCTCTCCCTCCTCACCTAGAGAAAGAGAAAGGCCACCAAGATCAATAAGATGCCAGGAGAAAGAGAAATGCGTGTGTACGTGTGCGAGCTTGCTGTACATACCCTCTCTGCAAGGCTGTGGCTATCTGTTGCCTGCCCTCTCCTTGCCCTCACATGGATGTATCCCTTGGGCGCCTCCTCCTGGTCCTGCTCGGTGCTGctcttctccctcttcctcctACTCTTGCCATCCTTGCAGTCCTGGTAATTGCCAGATCAAGGAAATACAATTCTTAATCGCAAAGTTAATTACATACAAAGTGGATGGCAAATGGTAGTTAATTACTAATTGGTCAGTACCTTGGAGTGAGCAGAGCTAAGTGTGGTGCTGTCATCTGTGGCTTTCCTCTTCCTGTCCACAGATGCACTGGCCTGTAGAGAGGCATTGTCGAGAACTGCAGAGGAGCTCTCCCGCGAGGCATCCTCCACCATGGCCGCACATGCATTTGCTGGTGCTGGAGGCTGGCCATGGCTGGTTTGGTTGTAAAGCAAGAAGCTCGAGATGTTCGGGGTGGAGGCGTCATTGGTGGTGAAGACTGCGGGCATCTTGAGGAGAGAGTGGTGGTGGGTTGAGGAGAAGTCTGCCATTGTTGGACTAGGCCCTGTGCCTGAATCTCCCCGATGGGTGTGTGATGGAAAGCTTGGTGGTTTCCtcgggggagaggaggagtacCACCTGTTGCTTGTTGGCAGAGGGTAGAGTGGAGAAGGAAAGTTGGCTTGTTCCCTGGTGAATGCTCATACCGACTTATATAAAAGCTGAGAGGAGGCTGAGACAAGGAGGGAGAAAggggtagagagagagagatgataaGACCAAATCATTTAATCTCTATTGATGGATAAGTTGGCAGTGGGCAGTGTTAAGAGAGGGTCCCTGTGTGTTGGGCCAGTTTCTTTCTGGTAACAAAATTTCAGTATGCCGACTTTGACTACAATCATCTAGTGGTGGGTAACCATTTCCCCCATGGCTAACTAACATTCCGAGGAAACAAACTGAATCCTGAACCCCAACTCAACAAAGTCTTTGCCAACTCAATGCTCAAAATGTACCCGTCTCTGCATTTTGTTTCATGCGCACAACTTCCTTCAGAAGTAAATATTCACCCTTACAAAACAGTGCAATGTAACAGTAGATGATCTCTACCCGTAGCATTAACTGAACCTTCAAGGCCAAGAACCAAATTTCTTTGCGGTACCACTGAGAGAAAAATGTCTCTGCTACAGTACATTCCCTCCCTCTCTAGGCTCATTTTATTTCACAGGCAAGTATACGTATGGGAGCAGCTACCGATCCCACACCGAATCACTGCACGGTATACTCTGGAAAATAATTTCCTCAAATGCAATGGTGCAAAACAAAGTTCCAAGTGCAGAGAGGTTAAATGGGAACGAAATAAGAGGGCTCTGCATGCCTCATTAACTTCAAATTGATCGAGTCACTACAGTGGATAATCACTGCAGATTAAGTCACTAGTATCCAAATACTAACAAATTTCACGTCAGTGGTCCCTGCTTTGGCCAGGCCCTACCATGGCAGCGGCTAGCTAGCAGACATGTCAGCCTTGCGCTTCAGTAGTAGGGCAAAAAGATGACAGGATATGCATGGTTTGGTAACTAGAATCATCCCAGCATTGATTGCTGAAGAAGCGAGCGAGTGTAGATCCTGGGAAGTAATTGCAAGCAGTGGTCATTTGTTAGTGGATTGAGAGAACCATACAGATGGAAGGATCCAAGAGCTAGCCATCTAGCTAGCCCTCTGAAGACTGAACTTTTCTGAAACATGCACGcaaatatatacatacatatatgtttttttttagaaaaggaggatgacccccggcttctgcatctgggagatgcatacggccactttattgattattctcgaggaccttacaaagtattacaacaatgtgcctgaatccaccatcttggcaacatatgccgctactcctatccaaaatgatgaaggggtgttagctgggccactacccaaaccactcacctaagcctaacatcaaaagccggaagccgaaactcattcggaagccccagccgagccacataccgggtctggggcacaatccggtcagacgcactcgtgtgtcgtcgccgccatctccacaggtcttcagatcatattgaggcttctacgttgtctggccactctgccatcgacgtcaccatgacgccagacagcaacctcctcctgcgcgagcccATCTCCGCACGTCGGACGCTgagtctccacagcgccatgccattgatctccgccgccatcaaagtttgggatgaaacaccgctccaccatccctccagccagcacttgctccaaGACGATGCCCCCAGAAGGGAAAGCAATAGAACGCCATCATCATCCGATCCGAAAGACCCAGATCTGGGGTTTCCCCCTGAGCACCCCGAACCTGATGGCGCGGACTGCCAACGATGCCTCGACCATTGGCAGTAGCTCCACCAGACGAGCGTCGCCTACGTCGCCGCAGCCTCCAAGATGAAGCTGACCAAAATGCATGTGTCGACACCGAACCGCCGCCACTTCCACCGCCGCTTGAGCAGCCCccgagcaacgccttcaggaaggagcaCGCCACCGTGGTGTCGTCGTCGCTTGGAACAGGGGGGTCTGAGGTTTTCACTTGAGCTCCTGGGAGGGGTGGAAGGAAGGAGATCCTCTCCgaagcctccaacgagggaagcaaCACCCAAAGGCACTGCCATCGGAGTGGCCGCCATGCCGGTCAAGAGATTCCCCCGGAACCCTTCCAGCCACCGGATCTGCAAGGCCAGCACCCAAGAACGGTGACCGAAGCCACCAAGGGCCGGATCCGCTGCAGATCGGAGTAGATCGGGGTCGAGGACGAACATCACCATGGCCACCAACATCCAGCGAGgaaccgccgccgcagccgaagcCCACCACCTCCCCGCCATCCACATAGCCAGGGAAGTGGCCCACGTgaccacgccggcgccgcccgccgccaagcAGCGCCGCGTGCCACCAGCCATGGCCGCCGCCATGGATCCGAGCCGTAGGCGGGCCGCCAGCCGCGGGGCCCCGCGGGAGAGGAGAGCCGCGCCACCGGGGgaagaccccgccgccgccgccacgacgcGGGCTTCGCCCGGTTGtggcctccggcggcggcgaggggattagctggagaagggggggggggcggcggcggcgcggttggGGGCTGCCGCCCGAGTCGCCTACCCTAGGCGACGCGGGGGCGTCAACCGAGTTCAAGTTAACttatcatacatacatatatgtgCAGTGCGTATGCACTTAATTGTGCCCTTGTTTGCAGGATTGGTGCTTCAGGTTAGCAGTCTGAGACGGGTCGTCCAACCACATCTCCAGTGAACTTATTACAGCAGCTTTAAAGAAGTTTTATACAGGATTTTAAAGATGCATGGTGCATATGAATTGTTATCCAATAATGAATATGTGTTGATTTAAAGGTATTTTTTTAACTAAAAAGGCCGGTGGTAGCACACTAGATGCAGCAAGACTCTGAGACAAGAGCAACTGTACATGTACCAGAGATGTGGTAGGATGGTAGGCAATGTGTGTGCTCACCTAATCAATAACTTCCTCCCACCGAGCCACCAACCAACCATGGAGGCTGGAGCTTAGCTATAGCTATAGATAGGATCAAACTATATATGATTAATGTCTGTTCAAAATAAAGGGCATAAAGGAGGAAGAGATGTGTCTAATGCTTCCTCCCTTCTAATCTAAGCTAGACCGTGATGCGCGAGTTGTCACGCTCGTCCATTTTTGGGATAGGTTGATAAGAATTTCTGTCAATACAGgaaggtaaacatgaatgctaAATCTGTATTATAAATTAGCACATGCATTTTTAAGTTGACAAACGGGAGAATTTGACCAGGTTGCGGTGTAGTGTCAAAGGTGAAATGTGGACACTAGACATATATGAGAAATGTGGACATATTAAAATTAGTTGAAAGTCCAACATCCATTCATGTTTTAGATATGAGATTGAAAACAATCATAAAAAGTTTGATACATCTGTGTCACTCGAAAGGTTTAACAACACGTCCACTACATGCACAAGACGAAGCTGTCAAAGTTTTGGTTTTCTCAATCGATTCACAAGTATGTAGCAACACTAATATCGCCCAATCATTGCGGTGAAAACATGTTTCTACATGCTAACACTACTTCACTCGAAGAATTTACAGTTTGCAAGAATGTGAGAAAACAAAAGATATTTGGATTCTGAACTTTTATTCCCTTGACACAGAAAAAACCGCGAAACTGCGAAATTGTAAATTAGATTTTCTGGATACAGTAGATTGACTTTGTAAACTATGATGTTGATCTTTGCACTCTGTATAGGTGGCAATGAGAAGTTCTACAAAAAAGTACCAATGAAAACAAAAATGAGAAGATGATTTCTTTTGTAGTATGACTGTGTATTTAGTTATCTCTTTATTTTTGCTGCCATTGAATTCTCATAAGTTTCATTGCTCATTATGTGCTCATCTGTCTTGCGTTGGTTGGATATATAGTGGTACATAATCTTTGAATGATGGCAGAGTAGTGAAGAAAGAGCAAATTTATTTGGCTGCTAGAAAGAAAAGAAATTAAAAAACAAGTCATCATCACCCTAAATATGCAAAGAAGATACCAAATGAGGTAGGCAGTGAACTGCACATGTTATAGTTGTTTCCAACATCAAGGAAAAGTAACACGAAACTAAACTAACAGTTTCATCGTCTGAAGAATGTAATTTTGCCACTTGGCATCTTCCCAATTTCAAAGATTAAACTACTATTCCCTgtctccctctgtcccataatataagaccgtTGTTGACACtggtgtagtgtcaaaaatgttcttatattatgggacggatggagtataaCATATTCACGTACCAATCTGTTTAACACGTTAAATGTGTTGGTGCTCTCCTTGGAGCTGCTTGTCTATCCTAAAATTTTCAACCAGGGGCGCAGTCAGTCAGGCAAGCAAATTTGCAAAAGGCTGAAATATAATCGGCAATTTATAGAAGATACAATACCATCAGCTAGGTGACTGCCACTGCAACTGAACGCCACTTCGTAGTTCCTGCCATTTTTTTATTACAGAATACATGTGAACATTAGCAATGCGTCAGTTCACATGGATAAGCTCGGCTGTAAGGATACATGAACTACAACGACGGTAGGTCATAGGGAGCAGGATGCGAGGAGTGGGCGGACGGAAGAGGTGGCTGAGGGTAGCTAGGCAGCGAATGATGTCGCCGGGGAGCGCTAGAGAGAAGCAGAAGTTGCCGTTCCCACCCACCGGCTACCGTCACCCTCACTCCCATCGCCCGCTACCAAGATATTCGCCGCGCCATGCACCTCACCTCGCCCACCGTCGCGAATCCGTCATCAGCCATCGCCATCATCTCTCCTCAGCCCCACGCCTCCACCAAGAAACGCGCTGCCGCCAGAGAAAATTGCCCACGCCGCCGCAGGAGAATCCCCTCTGCTGCCTGTGCGCTGCGAACTGAGGCGTCGTCGCTGCAGCTTCGGGGATGGGCTAAACGAGGCACAATCTGCTACACAAACAAGCCGGCCCAACTGCAGCCTTCGGAGCAGCGGCCCAAAACAAACAGCGGCCCAAAACAA
The sequence above is drawn from the Triticum aestivum cultivar Chinese Spring chromosome 7A, IWGSC CS RefSeq v2.1, whole genome shotgun sequence genome and encodes:
- the LOC123154081 gene encoding transcription factor bHLH137; this translates as MADFSSTHHHSLLKMPAVFTTNDASTPNISSFLLYNQTSHGQPPAPANACAAMVEDASRESSSAVLDNASLQASASVDRKRKATDDSTTLSSAHSKDCKDGKSRRKREKSSTEQDQEEAPKGYIHVRARRGQATDSHSLAERVRRERISERMRLLQTLVPGCDKVTGKALVLDEIINYVQSLQNQVEFLSMRIASMSPVLYGFGLDSDGLHDQAQKIGGMFQQEALAVPAPAASQAMMDTASYSLQGQGGISFSQSQSQDSGSYLMQSVGEQRQELLNQLVFSNTCSFQ